One window of Ailuropoda melanoleuca isolate Jingjing chromosome 3, ASM200744v2, whole genome shotgun sequence genomic DNA carries:
- the LOC100473242 gene encoding interleukin-3, producing MNSLPILHVLLLLLGLRAPMAQGRSLSTYQPKQYFEMISEIMDILNNSPSPSEETLDPNETSTLLNTTLLRPNLEAFLNATKNFYNSESLIWKNLKEFLPLLPTPTPRGQPISIENNLGDFQKKLKKYLEALDNFLNFKNKQ from the exons ATGAACAGCCTCCCCATCCTGCACGTTCTCCTGCTCCTGCTTGGACTCCGAGCCCCAATGGCACAGGGGCGCTCCTTGTCCACATACCAGCCTAAGCAATACTTCGAGATGATCAGTGAAATTATGGACATCTTAAACAATTCACCCTCGCCTTCAGAA gAAACCTTGGACCCAAATGAGACAAGCACCCTGCTG AACACTACCCTTCTGAGGCCAAACCTGGAAGCATTCTTGAATGCTACCAAAAATTTCTACAACAGTGAATCGCTAATCTGGAAAAATCTTAAG GAATTCCTGCCACTCCTGCCCACTCCCACACCCAGG GGACAACCAATCTCTATTGAGAATAACTTGGGTGATTTTCAAAAGAAGCTGAAAAAGTATCTGGAAGCCCTTGACAACTTTCTGAATTTCAAGAACAAGCAATGA